Proteins encoded in a region of the Dethiobacter alkaliphilus AHT 1 genome:
- a CDS encoding SpoIID/LytB domain-containing protein — MSKQKRYLLALLVIIMLGTLVAGCPQLRRAPEMIPAPDPEQDTPLDPRRPAAEPPPIPEEIDAGDNQEPRLRVFIAEENQVTEMEMEEYLMGVVAAEMNPDWDQEALAAQAIIARSFTLQKIAEAGGVPQRNAHASTDIQEFQAYNADEINDNVREAVERTRGQVAVHGGEFIRGWFHAYAGPRTALADEGLGFDGPNPPYIHIVDSPAQDIIPEEERDWEESFPLSEVRQAVQSITGDDPGEVTSVEIADEGPSGRVTVFRVNDVEVPAPEFRLALGSTEMRATFVDEIEVEGNELVMSGTGYGHGVGMCQWGARAMAEDGQSAEEIVQYYYDNIEIVNLWE, encoded by the coding sequence GTGAGTAAGCAAAAACGATATTTGCTGGCATTGTTGGTGATTATTATGCTAGGTACCCTCGTTGCCGGTTGTCCGCAATTGCGCAGGGCGCCGGAGATGATCCCGGCACCGGATCCGGAGCAGGATACACCGCTGGACCCCCGCAGGCCCGCTGCAGAACCTCCCCCAATTCCGGAGGAGATTGATGCCGGAGATAACCAGGAGCCCCGGTTGCGTGTCTTCATCGCTGAGGAGAATCAGGTAACTGAAATGGAAATGGAAGAATACCTGATGGGTGTGGTGGCTGCGGAAATGAATCCCGACTGGGATCAGGAGGCGCTGGCTGCTCAGGCCATTATTGCCCGTAGCTTTACTCTGCAAAAGATTGCCGAGGCCGGCGGAGTCCCTCAGCGAAATGCCCATGCATCCACGGATATCCAGGAGTTTCAGGCCTATAATGCAGACGAAATAAATGATAATGTGCGGGAAGCAGTGGAAAGAACCCGCGGACAGGTAGCAGTTCACGGCGGGGAATTTATCCGGGGATGGTTCCATGCTTATGCCGGACCTCGCACTGCACTGGCCGATGAAGGACTGGGCTTTGATGGGCCAAACCCACCGTACATCCACATCGTGGACAGCCCGGCCCAGGATATTATCCCGGAAGAGGAAAGGGACTGGGAAGAAAGCTTCCCCCTTTCTGAGGTGCGTCAAGCTGTCCAATCCATCACCGGAGATGATCCGGGAGAAGTAACCAGTGTGGAAATAGCCGATGAAGGTCCTTCCGGCCGTGTAACCGTCTTTCGCGTCAATGATGTGGAGGTGCCGGCGCCGGAATTCAGGCTGGCCTTGGGCAGCACCGAGATGCGGGCCACCTTTGTGGATGAAATTGAGGTGGAAGGAAACGAACTGGTGATGTCGGGCACAGGCTACGGCCATGGTGTGGGCATGTGCCAGTGGGGTGCCAGGGCCATGGCCGAGGACGGCCAGAGTGCTGAAGAAATAGTTCAGTACTATTACGATAACATCGAGATAGTGAACCTTTGGGAATAA
- a CDS encoding S1 RNA-binding domain-containing protein — MSLVVGAIVEGVVTGITHFGAFVQLANGETGLVHISEVADSYVKDINEHLQKKDKVQVKVLSVDGNGKIGLSIKQVKSGGGGRGRGSQSKASRLSFEDKLNKFMKDSDERLQDLRRSTESKRGGKGSPFRVNL; from the coding sequence ATGTCTTTAGTTGTGGGCGCCATAGTAGAAGGAGTGGTTACTGGCATCACTCACTTCGGAGCCTTTGTACAGCTTGCCAACGGAGAAACTGGTCTAGTTCACATTTCCGAAGTCGCTGATTCCTATGTGAAGGATATCAATGAACACCTGCAAAAAAAGGATAAGGTTCAGGTTAAAGTCCTTTCCGTAGACGGAAATGGAAAAATCGGCTTGTCCATAAAGCAGGTTAAGAGTGGTGGGGGTGGCCGCGGCCGTGGTTCCCAGAGCAAAGCTTCACGCCTTTCTTTTGAAGATAAGCTCAATAAGTTCATGAAAGACAGTGATGAACGGTTGCAGGATTTGCGCCGCAGTACCGAATCCAAGCGAGGCGGTAAAGGATCACCGTTTCGTGTAAACTTATAA
- the feoB gene encoding ferrous iron transport protein B gives MKTVALLGNPNVGKSVLFYHLTGNYVTVSNYPGTTVEISRGLANLYGKTLMIYDTPGMYSLSPVTEEEAVTRRLLMENPPDVVVHVVDAKNLPRMLPLTLELMDCGFPVILVLNMMDEAEKLGVRIHVAELATRLGIPVLEAAFVEGRGTQMLKRKISQMVTTGKKVTPPVQGVSAAVQRLGQSLKENYSLPKTMIARFLLEEDREITSLVRKREGRSVVEHISGQQDDSLQYHFAMQRHQQAEQILSGIFTMGTDSSRGWLDRFTLNPLGGFLVTAMILYVGLYLLVGRFGAGTLVDLLEGTLLGQMIIPQLVRWVEAFLPWPAVQELLAGEFGVLTLGFRYAFGIILPIVGTFFFVFAVLEDTGYLPRLAYWVDQYMAKLGLNGRAVIPLTLGLGCGTMAVLVTRTLESARERFIATFLLALAIPCSAQLGLILALLSAEPVFLLIWVCVVGAVFLFAGQILHAVLPGYRPPFFMELPPLRFPSLNAIFQKTLARMRWYFLEIIPVFLVVSLVLFTLGQLGQLDRLAALLAPLLGRMGLPDDLSLVFLYGFFRRDYGAAGLFDLYRGGFLDGAQLLVAAVVLTLFFPCLAQLGVMIRERGIGISMLILLLVSILAFGTGLLLSTVLGLATF, from the coding sequence ATGAAAACGGTGGCTTTGCTGGGCAACCCCAATGTAGGTAAAAGTGTGCTCTTCTATCATTTAACAGGTAATTACGTAACCGTTTCCAACTATCCCGGGACAACTGTGGAAATTTCCCGTGGGTTGGCTAACTTATACGGCAAAACACTTATGATATATGATACACCGGGGATGTACAGCCTGTCTCCGGTCACAGAAGAAGAAGCGGTGACCCGGCGTCTACTTATGGAAAATCCACCGGATGTGGTGGTCCATGTGGTGGATGCCAAAAACCTGCCGCGCATGCTGCCGCTTACCCTGGAGCTGATGGATTGCGGTTTTCCGGTGATTTTGGTGCTGAACATGATGGATGAAGCGGAAAAGCTGGGTGTACGCATCCACGTTGCTGAACTGGCAACCCGGCTGGGAATCCCTGTATTGGAGGCCGCTTTTGTGGAGGGCCGCGGTACCCAGATGCTTAAACGCAAGATAAGCCAAATGGTTACTACGGGCAAAAAGGTTACACCACCTGTGCAGGGAGTTTCCGCTGCAGTACAAAGGCTAGGCCAGTCCCTGAAAGAAAACTATTCTCTGCCCAAAACTATGATAGCCCGTTTTTTGCTGGAAGAAGACCGGGAAATCACAAGCCTGGTACGGAAAAGAGAAGGGCGCAGCGTAGTGGAACATATCTCGGGACAACAGGATGATAGCCTTCAGTATCATTTCGCCATGCAGCGCCATCAGCAAGCTGAGCAAATCCTGTCCGGTATTTTTACCATGGGAACCGATAGCAGCCGCGGATGGCTGGACCGCTTCACCCTGAACCCACTGGGCGGATTTTTGGTGACCGCCATGATACTGTATGTGGGGCTGTACCTTTTGGTAGGCCGTTTTGGCGCAGGCACGCTGGTGGATTTATTGGAAGGAACTCTTTTGGGACAGATGATTATTCCCCAGCTGGTGAGATGGGTGGAAGCATTTCTCCCCTGGCCGGCGGTACAGGAGTTACTTGCCGGTGAGTTTGGCGTGCTGACATTGGGGTTTCGCTATGCCTTTGGCATTATCTTACCCATTGTGGGAACCTTTTTCTTTGTTTTTGCCGTATTGGAGGATACCGGATATTTGCCAAGACTGGCCTATTGGGTTGATCAGTATATGGCAAAGCTGGGCTTAAACGGCAGAGCAGTCATTCCTTTAACCCTGGGTTTAGGCTGCGGCACCATGGCGGTGCTGGTAACCAGAACACTGGAATCGGCCCGGGAGAGGTTTATTGCCACTTTTCTTTTGGCGCTGGCAATCCCCTGCTCAGCGCAGTTAGGATTGATATTAGCCTTATTGTCCGCAGAGCCTGTGTTCTTACTGATATGGGTTTGTGTGGTGGGTGCAGTCTTTTTGTTTGCCGGGCAAATTCTTCATGCCGTACTGCCGGGGTACCGTCCACCATTTTTTATGGAACTGCCGCCGCTGCGCTTTCCTTCATTGAATGCAATTTTTCAAAAAACGCTGGCGAGAATGCGCTGGTATTTCCTGGAGATTATCCCCGTTTTTTTGGTGGTAAGCCTGGTTCTGTTTACGCTGGGGCAGTTGGGGCAGCTAGACCGACTGGCAGCGTTGCTGGCGCCACTTCTGGGCAGGATGGGTTTACCGGACGACCTGTCGTTGGTTTTTCTCTATGGCTTTTTCCGGCGGGATTATGGTGCAGCCGGGCTCTTTGACCTGTATCGCGGGGGTTTTTTAGACGGTGCTCAACTGTTGGTGGCGGCGGTGGTGCTGACCCTGTTTTTCCCCTGCCTTGCGCAGCTGGGTGTTATGATTCGCGAGCGCGGTATCGGTATATCCATGTTGATTCTGCTTTTGGTGTCCATTTTGGCCTTTGGTACCGGCCTGCTTCTCAGCACGGTATTGGGTCTGGCAACTTTTTAG
- a CDS encoding HU family DNA-binding protein: MNKSELISNVAENAGLTKKDTEKVVNAIFDTIGDALAKGDKVQVIGFGTFDVRERKAREGRNPATGDTITIPAVKVPVFKAGKALKDTVK; this comes from the coding sequence GTGAACAAGTCTGAACTTATCAGCAATGTTGCGGAAAATGCTGGCTTGACAAAAAAGGACACGGAAAAAGTAGTGAATGCAATTTTTGACACCATCGGCGATGCTCTGGCAAAAGGTGACAAGGTGCAGGTTATTGGTTTCGGTACCTTTGATGTGCGCGAGCGCAAAGCCCGTGAGGGACGTAATCCCGCCACCGGCGACACCATTACCATTCCTGCGGTAAAGGTACCTGTCTTTAAAGCAGGTAAAGCTTTAAAGGATACTGTAAAATAA
- the yabQ gene encoding spore cortex biosynthesis protein YabQ → MQDAFIAQQVHTFALTIMLGLLIGLGYDMLRAVKRFIRFSRGMQFIVDFLFWLSVTVMVFLALLASNWGEVRMYVFIGLGTGGIFYTLILSRFCHSLMVSILERIIACWRFVTRPIRAAFRVIKAFGVKTRGVLVGCKKGARNKMEKIKIKINRKKKE, encoded by the coding sequence GTGCAAGATGCTTTTATTGCCCAACAGGTTCATACATTTGCCCTTACCATAATGCTGGGTCTGCTCATCGGCCTGGGCTATGATATGCTAAGGGCTGTGAAGCGCTTTATTCGTTTTTCCCGTGGTATGCAGTTTATCGTGGATTTTCTGTTTTGGCTTTCCGTTACCGTTATGGTTTTTTTGGCGCTGTTGGCCAGTAACTGGGGAGAAGTGCGGATGTATGTTTTTATCGGCTTAGGCACCGGTGGAATTTTTTATACCCTGATTTTAAGCCGCTTTTGCCATTCCCTCATGGTTAGTATCCTGGAGAGAATCATTGCCTGCTGGCGATTTGTGACCAGGCCGATACGTGCGGCGTTTAGGGTGATTAAAGCCTTTGGCGTTAAAACGCGTGGGGTGCTGGTGGGTTGCAAAAAAGGGGCAAGGAATAAAATGGAAAAAATTAAAATTAAGATTAACAGGAAAAAGAAGGAATAA
- a CDS encoding DMT family transporter yields the protein MFLIALLIAFIAGVAMAVQGSLNTGLGKIVGLLEATFIVHIIGAAALVILLFLFRLGQGNLSKVPQAPWYLYLGGLISVVIIYAVVASISRVGVASATTAIIVGQVGTAILIDHLGLFGLERIPFSWLKAVGVILLAIGTKFMLMR from the coding sequence ATGTTTTTGATTGCTCTTTTAATAGCGTTTATTGCCGGCGTGGCCATGGCGGTACAGGGTTCGTTGAATACCGGACTGGGTAAAATAGTTGGGCTGTTAGAAGCCACATTTATCGTCCACATTATAGGAGCGGCTGCTTTGGTCATTCTGCTGTTTCTTTTCCGGCTTGGCCAGGGCAATTTAAGCAAAGTTCCCCAGGCTCCTTGGTACCTTTACCTGGGGGGGCTTATCAGTGTAGTAATTATCTATGCCGTAGTTGCCAGCATCAGCCGTGTTGGAGTCGCCTCGGCCACAACAGCCATTATTGTGGGCCAGGTGGGCACCGCCATTCTAATCGATCATTTAGGATTGTTTGGACTGGAAAGAATCCCGTTCTCCTGGTTAAAGGCCGTTGGTGTTATCCTGCTGGCAATCGGGACAAAATTTATGCTGATGCGTTAG
- the hpt gene encoding hypoxanthine phosphoribosyltransferase yields the protein MSEKYVEKVLLDQAAIKEKVAELGRQISEDYQDKELLMICVLKGAVIFLADLMREISIPVSIDFMAVSSYGASTESSGVVRILKDLDCSIENRHCLIVEDIIDSGLTLKYLEENLMSRQPASLKIVTLLDKPERRRVDIKPDYCGFRIPDEFVVGYGLDFDENYRHLPEICVLADK from the coding sequence ATGTCAGAGAAATACGTAGAAAAAGTGTTGCTGGACCAAGCCGCAATCAAGGAGAAGGTAGCTGAGTTGGGCCGGCAAATCAGCGAAGATTATCAGGATAAAGAGCTGCTTATGATTTGCGTGTTAAAGGGAGCGGTGATTTTTCTGGCCGATTTAATGCGGGAGATTTCTATCCCTGTTTCCATTGATTTTATGGCGGTTTCTTCGTATGGTGCCTCAACCGAATCCTCGGGAGTGGTGCGAATTCTTAAAGACTTGGATTGCAGTATCGAAAACAGGCACTGCCTGATTGTGGAAGATATTATAGACAGCGGGCTTACCTTAAAATACCTGGAAGAAAACCTGATGTCCCGCCAACCGGCATCTTTGAAAATTGTTACACTGCTTGATAAGCCGGAGAGACGCCGTGTGGATATTAAACCTGATTACTGCGGCTTTCGGATTCCCGATGAGTTCGTGGTGGGCTACGGACTTGATTTCGATGAAAACTACCGCCATTTACCGGAAATCTGTGTGTTGGCTGATAAATAA
- a CDS encoding FtsB family cell division protein has product MRAVTAAKSKNLAYLPGARGGRPWQKRLIMGLILVVVLYFGLLFAAQYWRLVQFRQTLDEIDAQIAGARAQNEEMQAEIERLHSPAYLEEMARQELGMVRSGELLFFFQKPDNLPQ; this is encoded by the coding sequence ATGAGAGCGGTGACGGCTGCAAAAAGCAAAAATTTAGCATATCTGCCGGGCGCCCGCGGAGGCCGTCCCTGGCAAAAACGGCTGATTATGGGCCTGATTCTTGTGGTGGTTCTTTATTTTGGCCTGCTCTTTGCTGCACAGTACTGGCGCCTTGTCCAATTTCGCCAGACACTGGATGAGATTGACGCGCAAATTGCCGGTGCCAGGGCACAGAACGAAGAAATGCAGGCAGAAATTGAACGGCTGCACTCGCCGGCCTATCTGGAAGAAATGGCGCGACAGGAACTGGGCATGGTCCGTTCCGGAGAATTATTGTTTTTTTTCCAGAAACCGGACAACCTGCCACAGTAA
- a CDS encoding Ppx/GppA phosphatase family protein produces MRHAAIDIGTNSVRLLVAEENGGAMQALDRQLQTTRLGSGLMSCGVLPVQGKERTQEAVAAFVLRAKELKAEKISIFATSALREAEDGAAFAVQLEEAINNSVEIISAQTEARYSYLGVIKSLGEQDRLVFDLGGGSCELIWPDGDSLAYLSLKIGAVYLTDVFFQQDPPDAGEVDKARRYITECLQKNSFDLKPLAGVGGTVTSLAAMAQKLAVYDPAKVHGYALTRAEIKSQLKKMLALPVAERGMLPGIRKDRAPILPAGTLVIDVLLDICQAESLTVSEGDILLGALYANASA; encoded by the coding sequence ATGCGTCATGCGGCCATTGATATTGGCACAAATTCAGTGCGGCTGCTGGTGGCCGAAGAAAACGGAGGGGCAATGCAGGCTCTGGACCGCCAACTGCAAACCACCCGGCTGGGTAGCGGCTTGATGTCTTGCGGCGTTTTGCCTGTACAGGGAAAGGAAAGAACGCAGGAAGCCGTTGCCGCTTTTGTTCTTAGGGCAAAAGAGTTAAAAGCGGAGAAAATCAGTATTTTTGCCACCAGTGCGCTGCGGGAGGCAGAAGACGGCGCAGCGTTTGCTGTGCAGTTGGAGGAAGCTATTAACAACTCGGTGGAAATTATCAGTGCCCAAACCGAGGCCCGCTACAGTTATCTGGGAGTTATTAAAAGCCTGGGGGAGCAGGACCGCCTGGTGTTTGACCTGGGCGGCGGCTCCTGTGAGCTGATTTGGCCTGATGGAGACAGCCTTGCTTATCTTAGCCTGAAAATAGGGGCAGTGTATCTCACCGATGTATTTTTCCAACAGGACCCTCCTGATGCCGGGGAGGTGGACAAGGCGCGACGATACATCACAGAATGTTTGCAAAAAAATAGTTTTGACCTTAAACCGCTGGCAGGTGTGGGCGGAACCGTGACCAGTCTGGCTGCCATGGCGCAAAAGCTGGCTGTTTATGATCCGGCAAAGGTTCATGGCTATGCCCTGACCCGGGCAGAAATAAAAAGCCAGCTGAAAAAAATGCTGGCTTTACCTGTGGCAGAGAGGGGTATGTTACCTGGTATCCGCAAGGATCGCGCTCCTATCTTGCCTGCGGGTACCCTGGTAATTGATGTTTTGCTGGATATATGTCAGGCTGAAAGCCTGACGGTATCAGAAGGGGATATTCTGCTGGGAGCCCTGTATGCTAACGCATCAGCATAA
- a CDS encoding FeoA family protein: MASRISLDKCRVGDTGKITELGTKDRTILGKLMSLGIVPGVRVRLLRRGPGFLVQAGHTKVALDQRFAAHIIMEINRR, from the coding sequence ATGGCCAGCCGTATTTCTCTGGATAAATGCCGTGTCGGGGACACGGGGAAAATCACTGAATTAGGAACTAAAGACCGCACAATCCTTGGTAAACTGATGAGTCTCGGCATAGTTCCGGGGGTGAGGGTGCGCTTGCTGAGGCGTGGCCCCGGTTTTCTGGTGCAGGCCGGGCACACTAAAGTGGCCTTGGATCAAAGGTTTGCCGCCCATATTATTATGGAAATAAATAGGAGGTAA
- a CDS encoding SpoIIE family protein phosphatase → MPEHSSVIEPYVRVRKTREKKYAKALKMRRLNFPAGLISWETAGACAALALLTNLRLMGELAPFGLAFWAVAARGERYRLLLYGLIALTTAFISGGIHFAAGMFLAMLVFGFLRYKLSRPRLPLIVIVGLALPAGMLPVAWLSQFHTYDVLLLVLEAILAMLSTAVFMQVYRHPPAKLAPDKHIEGITSWIVFLGLLLLALMQGGGILTQVSHGLARLIVMAAALAFGPGMAAAAGALLGFFLGIQGVGFIWAGVLAFAGFLAGLFRPYGKVFTAVGFLLATTSLSLYISGWESVPMEAAVTSAAIVFFLLGPVFPERLQALAPFVGQGAEDEAEKVRELTAVRIKDYALVFRELAAAFQQVAALEKREKEPPMASTVEAVVERVCKFCPSRRRCWEKDAQRTYNAMLRVLADLNSGQNIREIKGPDFFVKICRKKDDFLRAVHLVHELESYQQNCNMRLEEGRELMTIQLAGLSQIMLELSKEVRQGVGEMHQRSRHQFFHVEIGVAQAAKGDADVCGDYYSYLELRDGKQAFILSDGMGNGSKAHQESRSAVQLVEQLLLAGFRNEAVVRTVNTILQLRSSEENFATLDVLLVDTEHGEAEFLKIGAAPSYLRHSGRVREIKSPSVPLGILNDVELKPVKITLDDDALIVMATDGIFEVLPSQPDWLKKSLASHDLHHPQVLADEVIHQSRLLSGRPELRDDVTVLVCRAKRLKHKIRDLVS, encoded by the coding sequence ATGCCGGAGCACAGCTCGGTCATTGAGCCGTATGTCAGGGTGAGAAAGACCCGGGAAAAAAAATATGCCAAAGCACTGAAGATGCGCAGGCTGAATTTCCCCGCTGGACTTATCAGTTGGGAAACGGCCGGTGCGTGCGCTGCATTGGCTCTCTTAACAAACCTTCGTCTGATGGGGGAGTTGGCGCCTTTTGGCCTGGCATTCTGGGCTGTGGCGGCGCGGGGAGAGCGGTACCGCCTGCTACTCTATGGGCTAATCGCATTAACAACGGCATTTATTTCAGGCGGGATCCATTTTGCGGCGGGCATGTTTTTGGCCATGCTGGTATTTGGTTTTCTCAGGTACAAGCTGTCCAGGCCGCGTTTGCCGCTGATAGTTATTGTGGGACTGGCATTGCCTGCGGGTATGCTACCGGTGGCCTGGCTTAGTCAATTCCATACCTATGATGTATTGCTTTTGGTGCTGGAAGCGATTCTGGCCATGCTTTCTACGGCAGTTTTTATGCAGGTATACAGGCACCCACCGGCTAAACTGGCGCCGGACAAGCATATTGAGGGCATTACGTCCTGGATTGTTTTTTTAGGGCTGCTGTTATTGGCCCTGATGCAGGGAGGCGGGATTTTAACGCAGGTAAGCCATGGTTTGGCACGGCTGATTGTGATGGCGGCAGCTCTGGCCTTTGGGCCGGGGATGGCTGCTGCCGCCGGTGCGCTGCTGGGCTTTTTCCTGGGCATTCAGGGAGTAGGTTTTATCTGGGCCGGTGTGCTGGCCTTTGCCGGCTTTCTGGCCGGATTGTTCAGACCCTACGGTAAAGTGTTTACTGCCGTTGGCTTTCTGCTGGCAACCACGTCGCTGTCCCTTTATATAAGCGGATGGGAATCGGTTCCCATGGAAGCGGCGGTCACCTCGGCGGCAATAGTGTTTTTCCTCCTGGGGCCTGTCTTTCCTGAGAGGTTGCAGGCCCTGGCTCCTTTTGTCGGTCAGGGGGCGGAGGATGAAGCAGAAAAAGTACGGGAGCTAACAGCGGTACGCATTAAAGATTATGCTCTTGTTTTCCGGGAACTGGCAGCTGCGTTTCAGCAGGTGGCGGCTCTGGAAAAAAGAGAAAAGGAGCCGCCCATGGCATCCACGGTGGAGGCGGTGGTGGAGCGGGTCTGCAAGTTCTGCCCGTCACGCCGGCGCTGTTGGGAAAAGGATGCTCAGCGGACGTATAACGCCATGCTCCGTGTTTTGGCCGACTTAAACAGCGGACAAAATATCCGGGAGATAAAGGGTCCTGATTTCTTTGTGAAAATATGCCGTAAAAAGGATGACTTTTTACGGGCGGTGCATCTGGTTCATGAGCTGGAATCTTATCAGCAGAACTGTAACATGAGGCTGGAAGAGGGCCGTGAACTGATGACAATACAATTAGCGGGGTTATCACAAATTATGTTAGAATTATCTAAAGAAGTTAGACAGGGCGTTGGGGAAATGCATCAGCGCAGCAGACATCAGTTTTTCCATGTGGAGATTGGCGTGGCGCAGGCAGCCAAAGGGGACGCCGATGTTTGTGGTGACTATTACAGCTATCTTGAACTGCGGGACGGAAAACAGGCTTTCATTTTAAGCGATGGCATGGGTAACGGCAGCAAGGCTCATCAGGAAAGCCGTTCGGCGGTTCAACTGGTGGAACAGTTATTATTGGCCGGCTTTCGCAATGAAGCAGTGGTGCGGACCGTAAATACCATTTTACAGTTGCGTTCCAGCGAAGAAAACTTTGCCACGTTGGATGTGCTTTTGGTGGATACCGAACATGGCGAGGCTGAATTTTTGAAAATAGGCGCCGCACCCAGTTATCTGCGCCACAGCGGCAGGGTGCGGGAGATTAAAAGCCCCTCGGTACCTTTGGGGATTTTAAATGATGTGGAACTAAAACCGGTAAAAATTACTTTGGATGATGACGCGCTGATTGTTATGGCCACAGACGGCATTTTTGAGGTGCTGCCCAGCCAGCCGGATTGGCTGAAAAAATCTTTGGCGAGCCACGACTTGCATCACCCGCAGGTTTTGGCCGATGAAGTTATTCACCAGTCCCGGCTTCTCTCAGGCCGTCCTGAACTGCGTGACGATGTAACCGTTCTTGTCTGTCGCGCCAAGCGTCTGAAACATAAAATACGGGACCTGGTGTCCTGA
- the yabP gene encoding sporulation protein YabP: protein MEHSYSKPQSSHKLVIHNREVMDVTGVLHVDSFDDEEVILETEQGLLAIRGEDLHIKQLNLEKGELGIEGLILELAYSDDKRFRDRGKGLFERLFK from the coding sequence ATGGAGCATTCTTACAGCAAACCGCAAAGCAGTCATAAGCTTGTTATTCATAACCGGGAAGTCATGGATGTGACCGGAGTATTACATGTGGACAGCTTTGATGATGAGGAAGTTATTCTGGAGACAGAACAGGGGCTTCTGGCCATTCGCGGGGAAGATTTACACATTAAACAGCTCAACCTGGAAAAGGGGGAGCTGGGCATTGAGGGCTTGATTTTAGAGTTGGCATACTCCGACGACAAGCGGTTCCGTGATCGCGGCAAAGGCTTGTTCGAGCGTCTCTTTAAATAG
- the tilS gene encoding tRNA lysidine(34) synthetase TilS: MRERVLRTIQKNQLFLPGQKVVVAVSGGPDSLMLLHVLWELSAKLGITLHVAHIHHGLRAESDQEAVAVKKMALGLGLPVSVSRVNVGNRRQKTGTSLQATARQVRYGALERIAHRVGAACIATAHHRDDLVETLLLRLLSGSGLDGLKGFPMQRVLPSGLSVVRPLYDVTRKEIEAYCRTYKLKPLHDPTNRKADYLRNRVRLRLLPFLEREFGSHVRQSLARVAALLGQDSTLLTEVTSDAFARVCETAGRNSVVLNINKLHALPPALQARVVRSALWQSGVKRPGRLHVEQVVALTKKESPSAQLTLPDEVRAWRQYHRLCIGRPEAEPQIEGIEVVVPGQTCLKSVGQKIEAEIRPVQEVSLPSSDRNQACLDLDRLKMPLVVRRRKPGDRMHPLGAPGKRKVKKVLADRKVPRRQREEVPLVLSGEEIAWLGGVEIAEPFRITKDTKRVLLLRLDSIREKDDAECQRNT, encoded by the coding sequence TTGCGGGAAAGGGTTCTGCGGACAATCCAAAAGAATCAGCTGTTTTTACCGGGGCAGAAGGTGGTGGTGGCCGTCTCCGGCGGACCGGACTCCCTGATGCTTTTGCACGTTCTTTGGGAGTTGTCTGCAAAGCTTGGCATTACTTTGCATGTTGCCCACATACACCACGGCCTGCGCGCCGAGTCCGACCAAGAAGCTGTGGCGGTAAAAAAGATGGCCCTTGGTTTAGGATTGCCCGTATCAGTTAGCAGGGTGAATGTGGGAAATCGGCGGCAAAAAACCGGCACTTCGCTACAGGCTACAGCACGGCAGGTCCGCTACGGCGCTCTGGAACGGATTGCGCACAGGGTGGGCGCCGCCTGTATTGCCACCGCCCATCACCGGGATGATCTGGTGGAGACGCTATTGCTACGCCTTTTGAGCGGTAGCGGCCTGGACGGATTAAAAGGATTTCCCATGCAGCGCGTTTTGCCCTCAGGCCTGTCTGTGGTTCGTCCCCTCTATGATGTCACCCGGAAGGAAATAGAAGCCTATTGTAGAACCTATAAGCTAAAACCGCTCCACGATCCCACAAATAGGAAGGCTGATTATTTGCGAAACCGGGTGCGCCTGCGCCTGTTGCCGTTTTTGGAAAGGGAGTTCGGCAGTCACGTGCGTCAATCCCTGGCCCGGGTGGCGGCTTTGTTGGGGCAGGACAGTACATTGCTGACAGAGGTAACCTCGGATGCTTTTGCCCGGGTATGTGAGACGGCCGGAAGAAACAGCGTTGTGCTGAACATAAATAAACTTCATGCTCTGCCGCCGGCATTGCAGGCCAGGGTTGTGCGCAGTGCTTTGTGGCAAAGCGGCGTCAAGCGCCCCGGACGCCTGCATGTGGAACAGGTGGTGGCCCTGACGAAAAAAGAGTCGCCTTCAGCTCAATTAACTCTGCCCGATGAAGTCCGGGCCTGGCGGCAATACCACCGGCTCTGTATCGGGCGCCCGGAGGCTGAGCCACAAATAGAAGGCATTGAAGTGGTGGTGCCGGGACAGACTTGTCTTAAAAGCGTAGGGCAGAAAATCGAGGCAGAAATCCGGCCGGTGCAGGAAGTGAGCCTGCCGTCCTCAGACAGAAACCAAGCGTGCCTGGACCTGGACCGGCTGAAAATGCCGCTGGTTGTGCGACGGCGCAAGCCGGGAGACCGCATGCACCCGTTGGGTGCACCGGGAAAAAGAAAAGTAAAGAAGGTATTGGCCGACAGAAAAGTTCCACGCCGGCAACGTGAAGAAGTGCCCCTGGTATTAAGCGGGGAAGAAATTGCCTGGCTGGGAGGCGTGGAGATAGCGGAACCTTTTCGTATAACAAAGGATACCAAAAGGGTGCTGCTATTAAGGCTTGATTCTATAAGAGAAAAGGATGATGCAGAATGTCAGAGAAATACGTAG